In Anopheles bellator chromosome 2, idAnoBellAS_SP24_06.2, whole genome shotgun sequence, the genomic stretch GACTTCATCAACTTCGGCCATCAACCGAGAGCGTAGCGGGCGTATCTTATCGTTGCCGTTCCCGGATGATGTAAGAGGCTGTGATTATTGGCCAAGGCCATCTCGGCCCAAGATGCGTTAGGCACGCGAATTCCTCCCCGCTGCCGCCCCCCAAATCGTATGTGTGCGTAcccggtcgtggtggtgttggtggtggccacgatgTTTGATATGTTTGCGGCGCGACAACAATCCGACGCTCAGTTGCGCGCGTGCCATTAACGCGGTTGGTCAGACCGAAGCCGGTCATCGGAAGGCGTTTTCTCTATccatctctgtctctctgtcggtcTCGGTCTCTGTGTCTCTCGGTGAATCCGTGTGTGGGGTCAAGCCTGGGGGCCGCGAGCTCTGCTCCCGCGATCGAGATGTTCCTGTACTGGGCGTTGCCCACCGTGCTGTATCTGCTGTACCGCTGGAGTGTGGCCACATACGATTACTTCGAGAAGCGCCAGATACCGTTCGTGAAACCGGTGCCCTTCTTCGGCCAGGTGCTGTCCTTCTTCACGCAAGCGAAGCATGCGGTCGACGTCGCATCCGAGGGCTACGAGATGTTTCCGGACACGCGCATATCCGGCGTGTTCACCCTGCGAACGCCGGCCTACCTGGTGCACGATCCGGTGCTGTACCAGCAGATGGCGGGCCGCGACTTTGATCACTTCTCCGAGCACGTATCGGACCTGTCCGTCGAAACGGATCCGTTGTTGGCGCGCTCGCTGTTCTTCGCGAAGGAAGCCCGCTGGCGGCACCACCGGGCGGGGCTGAGACCCGCGTTTACGGGTGCCAAAACCCGCGACATGTTCGGGCTGCTGGTCAAGAGTGCGGGTGATGCGATGGAGCGGCTCGTGAGCTACTCGCGGGGGGAGCCATTCACGATGGAGCTACGGGATCTGTACTCACGGCTCGCGAACGACGCAATGTCCTCGATCTCGTTCGGCGTCGAAGTGGACTCACTCACCGACCGTGATAATGAGTTTTTCGTGAAAGGCAAACGGTTGGCCAAGATGGACGGACTGCCGGGGTTGAAGCTGCTGATGACCGCGATCCTGCCCGGGTTGTACCGCTTTCTGAAGCTGGGTGTCCTGTACGAGGACGTGAACGAGTTCTACCTGGAAGCGGTCGCGACCAACATTCGCTACCGGGAGCAGCATCTGATCCGGCGGCCCGACTTTATCCATCTGCTGTTGCAACTGAACGAGCTGCAGGCCGAGCAGTCGGAAGATGAGGTCCTCGAGAGTGTGGGCTTCTCGACGGCCGCCACGCCGCCCCCGATGGTGAATCCCGACGACGGGCGGCTCGAGTGGGAAGACATCGACAttacggcggcggccgcttcgTTCTTCTTCGGAGGCATCGAAACGACGACCACTCTGCTGTGTTTTGCGTGCTACGAGCTGGCCGTAAACCCCGCGATCCAGCAGCGGCTCTACGCGGAGATCCTCTCCGTCCGCGACGAGCTGCCCGATGGAGTGACGCCAACGTACGAGGTCTTGCAGAAGATGAAATACCTGGATATGGTGGTTTCGGAGGCGTTGCGGCGCTGGCCTCCGTTTGGGCTCACGAATCGGCGGTGCACCAAGGAGTACACCTTCACGAACAGCGACGGCACTCGGATCACGATCGAGAAGGGGATGAACATCTCGATCCCCATCAAGTCCTTTCACCTGGATCCGAAATTCTTCCCCGATCCGCTGCGCTTCGATCCGGAGCGATTCGCGGACCCGGCGCGCTTCAACAAGGAAGCGTACGTTCCGTTCGGGAAGGGCTACCGGAACTGCATCGGCTCCCGGTTGGCGCTGATGCAAGCCAAGTGCTTCATGTTTTACATGCTGTCCCAATTCAGCATCGAGCCGGGCCTCAAGCTGACCGTTCCGCTCGTGCTGGACGAGACGTCGGCCGGACTGAACGCGAAGCACGGCTTCTGGATGAGCCTAATACCGCGCCACATATGAGAGGGCGCGCCTCACAACGCAACAGTGATAAGATAACCGGCCCGGGGCTCCTTATCTAGGGCCCCGCCGAAAACCCCGCGAATCGagcccggcgacggcggctccCGTGTGATAGGGCAGAGTTTGCGCTTGTTCCGGAGTCGCCCGAAGAGAGATCCGAACGTTCCTTAGCCACGTGCAGCGTGGTACCGATTGCTAGAAATACGGCCCAATAAACGATAGCGAATAAAGAGATACGAAAGAATCGTGTGAAACAGAGGATAGTGGTGGGCTCCCTCGCGGTCTGGGGTCCGAGTCGAAGTCGAGCAGCAGAAGAGGAATGTTCTCCGGGGCAGGGCAAGGTTAATATTCGAGTGCATTTATGTGGTTAACACCGACCGGCGGACTGGCGAACGGAGTGACAACAAACAATTGAATAATCTGCCGGTCCAATTCTCGATCAGCAGAATGGCCCACCAACGACAGCGCCGATTGGAGGTCCTGTGAGCATCCGGAACGTGTGAAGCGGAGTGGAGTATGCAAATTTGATTATGAAACAGTGCTGCAAGCGAGGAAGAACCGTGGTCGAGGATACGAGGGCCGAATTTTAGAACCCATACATCCCAGGCCACAGTTTATTATCGTTGCCTAAACGCAATTCGTGGCTGAAAAGTGGACCATTCTTGATGATCGGACCCAATTAGTGGATCCGCTAAACACTGTGAGTGGTAAAACGCCGTTGTGTAAGTggtaaaaatgaataaagtttTCTACCTCTCTACTGAGTTACAATGATATTTTAGCTTATTTAGCTCGAAACGCATGATGATTCGATGTGAGCGGATCATTGTCCGTCGATGCGCAACCCATCATTACCTTTGCCAGCTGCGCACTAATCCTTGACTCGCCCGAGCCAACGAAACAACCCCAAGTGAGTTATGATTCCAGTAAAAAGAAGGTTCAGAGAGATCCTTTGACCTTTGGATTGGCCGTTCTGAATGATGAATCATTCCAGGCGGGTTATCCACACACGCAGAAAATGATCGCTGACGGTTGTCGGGTTTCGCTCAAGTTCAAGTGTACGTCCTAACGATGTCAAAGGTCCTAAACGAAACGATGTTGGCGCATATAAACAATCATTTTGATCCGGAGACGTGCCTAACGAAGAGTTTTGTTGTGGACCCTCAAACTTTGTTGCCGCAACCTCCTTTAGTACTGGTGCTTTTCATATGAAATCGATCATGTCATATCATCGAACCCTATCACCATATCGAACAAACAGGCACAAGATTAACAAATTTTACACCTCTATTGTTTACTCTCTGATCGTTCTAGCTaagtgaatttttgaaatgcAACTCTTGGTTCGAATCTAACTGTCTTTCGAACATGACTTTGAATTTTCGAAATACGAAATACTTTCGAAAATCGCGAAAAATTTGTTGTCTTGGATAAGTTGTTTTTTCTATAATTTCGAAAAAGTTGTTGTCTTGGATAACAAACAGGTTGAATCGGTTGAAAAGGAGGTTGAATCGGTTGAAAAGCGTTGGCGCAACTTGCGATGCTGGACCCGTAATTGTGGCGGTTTTTCGTTAAAGAcctcaacaaacaaacaaagcagcCAAAGAAAGCACGATTGAAGGAGAAGGAGTAAGGGAGCGAGTCCATCCATCCGTTAGTATGGCTTTTTTCGATTTGGTCCGATCAGGATCAGCAGCGAAAGATGTTGGATGAGAGAGTTGAATagaatcgtttcgttttattttgccaATCACACTTGAATGTTTTGCTAGATTGCGCGTTCTTAATGTATAAAAATCGTTTTTTTCAGCGATCACTAACATTACGATCCTCTTGGAACCACACCGAATACACTCCAAAAGAACTGATGGTGACCGAGGGAACCCGCGATTCCGTGGATCAGTGTATCGTACGACGACCGATCGAAGCTGGAAGGGTACTAGCCGAAGGTGCCGTGGATCGTTTTAAAGAGGGTCTTCCCGAGGCGAATTTCGTTTAGAAATAGGCAAACGGCGACGATGGTGATCAGAATGCCCGCATCAGGATAAGATACGGTGGGGTAGAATCAATCAACAAATTTGAGTCGGAAACTTGATAAGAAAAGATAAACTAGTCTCGAAGCGGCGCCGAATATATAGAAAATctaaaaattatttttgtgCGAATTTCTAAACTTTATGTAAGATATTTTCAAGGATCCGACAACCAAAAGAAACTTAACGCAAAAAAcagttaaaatattttttgaagtGTGAAGTCAGCAtcaaaacgagcataaacttgaaacagTTCGTTTCCTACTAGAGATATTGATCACTAAAATCATCtaccaagaaaataatggattactttttccccagccttatTATCCAGTAAATTATttgagcatcatcatcatcgtcatctcCATGAAAGTTGATTAACCTCCGGGCGATTCTAGGGTGTGTCCGCTTCCCCGGTGCTCCCGTGGTTCCTGAAGAAATCCGATTCTAAGCCCGCAAGAGTCAACCTTCTGCCTGTCTTTTGCCTCTCCCACTTCGTGGTACCGTTGCCTGGCCCCCCCTGGACTTGGGCGGCCAAGACGGCCAAGGAGCGCCCGAAAGAGACACACTTTGCGGTCGAAGagattaattgattttctaGTTCACGGATCCGATTCCGACTCCGAGGGCACCACGGCAGGTGGTTGGAATGACttgaccgatcgatcggtttaCGATCAGGCGTCGATTCCGCGCACGTTCCAGAtgtaaatgaaatgtttcaaactgcattcgccgtcgtcgccttCCACCATTTTGCAAATGCACAAACCGTCCGGTCTCCGGGAAAGCGTTTTGATTTGTCGCTGCTCCCGGTCGCGGTTGCGGTTCTAAACTGGATTGTTGAACAACAGCGAAATGGCCAATTCTTTCGCCTTCCGcggtgaaatttattcataactCACCCAGCGaagcgccaccgaaacggacggGAAGCGTGTTTGGCATGCCGGAACGGGTCGCACGCCAGGATCGGCATGTTACCAATTTATGGCAAATCACGTTGCAAGGGaccgcaccgccaccgagggGAGTGGATTTATGAAATTGAATAACACAAtaaacccggaccggaccggaccgcccGAGAATgctggcggcgatggtggagATGTTGAATGCTGACGAAAGTATCACCTTGAATCACCGGGCCCGGTCGCCGGCAATC encodes the following:
- the LOC131211357 gene encoding probable cytochrome P450 9f2, coding for MFLYWALPTVLYLLYRWSVATYDYFEKRQIPFVKPVPFFGQVLSFFTQAKHAVDVASEGYEMFPDTRISGVFTLRTPAYLVHDPVLYQQMAGRDFDHFSEHVSDLSVETDPLLARSLFFAKEARWRHHRAGLRPAFTGAKTRDMFGLLVKSAGDAMERLVSYSRGEPFTMELRDLYSRLANDAMSSISFGVEVDSLTDRDNEFFVKGKRLAKMDGLPGLKLLMTAILPGLYRFLKLGVLYEDVNEFYLEAVATNIRYREQHLIRRPDFIHLLLQLNELQAEQSEDEVLESVGFSTAATPPPMVNPDDGRLEWEDIDITAAAASFFFGGIETTTTLLCFACYELAVNPAIQQRLYAEILSVRDELPDGVTPTYEVLQKMKYLDMVVSEALRRWPPFGLTNRRCTKEYTFTNSDGTRITIEKGMNISIPIKSFHLDPKFFPDPLRFDPERFADPARFNKEAYVPFGKGYRNCIGSRLALMQAKCFMFYMLSQFSIEPGLKLTVPLVLDETSAGLNAKHGFWMSLIPRHI